The Vagococcus entomophilus genomic sequence TGAAGAAGAAATCTACACAGAGATTGTCAAAGATGAAAAAATTAGCCAAATCAAAAAAAAATTAAATGTAAAAGTAGCTTATGCTTTTGAAGAAACCAATGAATTGTTAGAAAATCAGATGATTGAAAAAGCGGTAGCAGCGATTGATCAAGCAGAGTTGATTTATTGTGCGGGTGTAGGAGCCTCTAGTTTGGTAGCAGAAGATATTTATCAAAAATTAACACGCATCGGGAAAATGGTTTATCACACCATGGACTTTCATTTAATGGCAACTTCTTTTGTAGCAAAAGTACCGAAAAAAGTGTTGATTTTAGTGTCGAATTCTGGTGAAACCTCAGAGCTTTGTGCGCTAGCACAAGTGGCCAAAGAATCAGCGACAACGATTATAGTCATAACAAAGAATAAAGAATCGACATTGGCACAGCAATCAGATGTCTTGTTGCTTACGGCAAGTGGTGAAGAAGCGTCTTTGAGAAGTGCGGCGACTAGTTCGTTACTGGTTCAACTTTATACAGTAGATATTTTGTTTACTGCCTATGCTTCTAAAAACTACGCTGCAACGATTGAACAGTTAGAAAAAACAAAAAAATCAGTCCAAAAATGGAAAGAATATAAAATAGAGGGGAAAAAATATGACATTTGAAGAGATTTTACCAGAAATTAAAAAAGGAAAAAAAGCGGTTCGAAGCAACTGGGAAGGCACGGAGTTATTTGTTTTAAAGGTTGACCAAACGAGCTTTATGGAGGATGTTTTGAACCCATACTTCTTGATTAAAACAGAGGATGAAGCCTATAGTATGTGGACGCCCAATGTATGTGATGTTCTTGCTGAGGACTGGGTTCTAGTAGAGGATCAGGAACATTGATGGAACTTAGTGAAGAAACAAGTTGGCAAGGAAAGGTTGTATTTGTGACTGGTGCAGCTTCTGGTATTGGGAAAGCGCAGTGCAAGACCTTCTTATCTGTGGGTGCAACGGTTTTTGGTGTGGATGTTGCGGAGATGGAGCAGTGTTTAACAAAACACGCCAATTTTTACTTTGCTCAAGCAGATGTGGGAAATAAGTTCGAAGTTGACCAAGCAGTTGCGCGATGTTTGGAGAAGACGAAACAAATTGATGTCTTAATCAATACAGCGGGGATACTTGATGCCTATAAACCAACGTTGGAGACTGACGAACAGTTGTGGGATCAAGTGATGCGGGTCAACGTAAAGGGAACCTATTTAGTGACGAATGCAGTCTTGCCAAGTATGTTGAAGCGAAAAAAAGGAAAAATTGTGAACATGGCGTCTATTGCTGGGCTGATTACTGGTGGTGGTGGTGCAGCCTATACTGCTTCTAAACACGCGATTATTGGCTATACAAAGCAACTGGTTCATGACTATGCAGCGCTAGGTATTCGGGCTAATGCATTAGCTCCAGGAGCCATAAAAACACCAATGAATGCTGCCGATTTTTCGGGTTCAGGTGAGATGGCACAGTGGGTTGCAAATGAAACTCCCGCAAGACGTTGGGCTAACCCAGAAGAGGTCGCAAAACTGACGCTATTTATAGCAAGTGAAGCGGCAGATTATATTCATGGTGCCGTTATCCCGATTGATGGTGGTTGGTTGTGCAAATAACAGGAAAAGTAAAAGAAGGGACTCCAGTAAGCGATTACGGTCCGTTCTTTTTATATTTTGTCCATAAAGAATTACGTGAAAATCCAATAAACTTACAGTTTTTTTAAAGAAAGTTCGCCTAATATTTGGTATAATGAAAAAGATTGAAAAAGAGAGGAAGTTCGATATGGCCAATAAAAATTCCTTACTAAACGGTATGAATCCAAGACAAAAAGAGGCTGTCTTACAGACAGATGGACCCTTACTCATAATGGCTGGTGCTGGTAGTGGGAAAACCCGAGTACTAACCCATAGAATTGCATACTTAATCGAAGAAAAAGAGGTTAATCCTTGGAATATTCTTGCGATTACGTTTACCAATAAAGCAGCAAAAGAGATGAAAGAACGTGTAGCACGTTTGATGGAATACGGAGCAGAGGATGTCTGGGTTTCTACTTTCCACTCTATGTGTGTGCGGATTTTGCGAAGAGATGTTGACCAGATTGGGTATAACCGGAACTTCACGATTATTGATGGGTCCGAACAACTCACATTGATGAAAAGAATTGTCAAAGAGCAAAATATTGATCCTAAAAAATATGATCCTAGAAGTTTTTTGAGTGCGGTAAGTAATGCCAAAAATGCGCTGCAGACACCTGAGAAATATGCAGAACTTCAAGGTGACTTTTTTGAGCAGATGGTTGGAAAATGCTATGCTGCTTATCAAAAGGAGTTGCGTTACAACCAATGTATGGACTTTGATGATTTAATTATGAATACAATTCGTTTATTTAATGAGAAACCGGATACGCTTAATTATTATCAAAATAAATTCCATTACATCCATGTGGACGAATATCAAGATACCAACCATGCACAATATACGCTAGTTAATCTTCTAGCGCACCGCTTTAAGAATCTTTGTGTTGTAGGAGATGCAGATCAAAGTATTTACGGTTGGCGTGGGGCGGATATGCAGAATATATTGGATTTTGAAAAAGATTATCCAGAAGCTAAAGTGGTGATTCTTGAGCAGAATTATCGTTCAACCAAAACCATCCTAGCAGCAGCCAATGCGGTGATTAATCATAATACATACCGCAAGAAAAAAGAATTATGGACAGAAAATACTCAAGGTGAAAAAATTATCTACTATCGAGGAGAGTCCGAGCGTACGGAGGCGCAGTATGTCGTTTCAAGTATCCAAGAAGAACTAAAAGATTCTGGTAAAAACTACGGTGATTTCGCCATTTTGTATCGAACCAATGCCCAGTCGCGGGTAATGGAAGAAATGCTCCTAAAATCAAACATTCCATACAAAATGATTGGGGGACACAAATTCTATGATCGTAAAGAAATCAAAGATATTTTAGCTTACTTATCCTTACTTGCAAATCCGATGGACTCTCTTAGCTTTGCTCGAGTCGTCAATGAACCTAAAAGAGGAATTGGACAAGCTTCTATTGAAAAGTTACGGAGTTTTGCAACGATGCACAACTGGTCGCTGCTTGAAGCAGCGGTGAATGTTGATTTGGCGAATATTTCCGGAAAAGCTGGGAAAGAGTTGGCAAACTTTGGCTTAATGATTCAAGACTTACAAAAAATGGTTGAGTTTTTATCGATTACAGAGCTTGTGAAAGAAGTGTTGGATAAAACAGGTTATGAAGAAGAACTAAAACGACAAAATACTTTGGAGTCACAAAATCGTTTGGAAAACTTGGAAGAATTTCTCAGTGTAACGCATGCTTTTGATGCTCAATATGCAAAGGAAGATCATGAGATAGAAGAGGACCAGGAAAAATTGTCGATTTTCTTGAATGATTTAGCACTTGTTTCAGATATTGATAATCTTGAAGAAGATGCAGCACAAGTCACCCTAATGACGCTTCATGCTGCGAAGGGCTTGGAATTTCCTGTTGTATTTTTAATGGGAATGGAAGAAGGCGTCTTTCCCTTGTCGCGTGCGCTATTAGAAGAACAAGAATTAGAAGAAGAACGTAGACTTGCTTACGTAGGGATTACACGAGCAGAAGAAAAATTATTTTTGACAAATGCGTTTTCCAGAACGCTTTATGGCAGAACGCAGTACAATCGACCATCAAGATTTTTAGATGAAATGGATCAAGAGTTATTGATCCATGCAGGCTCAGGCAGTGGGGGTGCCGCAGCGCGAATTCCTTCCAGTGCACCAAAAAAATCTTTTTATCAACAACCCCAACAGACGACGGTCTCAAGTAAAGTATCTACTGGAGGCGAACAAGATAGCTGGGTTGTAGGAGCGAAAGTAAAGCATAAAAAATGGGGTGTAGGGACAGTTGTAAAAGTCAGTGGACAAGCAAAGGACTTGGAGCTTGATGTAGCATTTCCAGCACAGGGAATTAAACGTTTGCTGGCTGCCTTTGCCCCAATCGAAAAAGTTTAATCGAACAGAAAGGAGCCAATACTTGTGACAGATGCCAAAGATACAAGGCAAAATGCTTTGAAAAAAATTGAAATGTTACGTGATGAATTAGATCAATTTGCTTATGAGTATTACGTAAAAGATGCCCCTTCTGTAGAAGATGCTCTTTACGATCAAAAATATAAAGAGTTAGTCACGCTTGAAGCAGAGTATCCAGAATTTAGCTCTGCCGATTCGATTACTCAAAGAGTAGGCGGCGTAGTACTAGAAGGTTTCAAAAAAGTGACGCATACAATTCCAATGCTCAGCTTAGGAAATGCTTTCTCAAAAGGGGATTTGGAAGATTTTGATCAGCGATTGCGCAAATTAACACAAGAGCCAGTTTCCTACATATGTGAACTCAAGATTGACGGTTTGGCTATCTCGTTGACTTATGAAAACGGAAAGTTTGTCAGAGGAGCGACAAGAGGAAACGGTGTGATTGGAGAAGAAATCACTGAGAATCTAAAGACGGTTCGCTCGATTCCACTCAAACTAAAACGTCCTTTAAATATCGAAGTACGTGGCGAGTGTTATATGCCTAAAAAATCATTTGTTGCGCTTAATACCGAGCGTGAAGAACAAGGAAAAGAAGTCTTTGCCAACCCTAGAAATGCTGCTGCGGGAAGCTTAAGACAATTAGATAGCAAGGTTGCGGCTAAACGAAATTTAAGTACATTTTTATATACAATCGCTGACTTTGGCGAGTTGCGTGCTACTACGCAAAGTCAAGCACTTGATCAATTGGATCAAGAAGGATTACGGACCAATCAAGAACGCCGCATCTGTTCCTCTATTGAAGAAGTATGGGCGTATATTCAAGAATTTCAAGAAAAACGTTCACAATTAGACTACGAAATTGACGGAATCGTGATTAAGGTAGATGGTTTTAAAGCGCAAGAAGAGATTGGCTTCACAGTAAAAGCACCTAAGTGGGCGATTGCTTACAAGTTTCCGGCCGAAGAAGCACAAACAATCATTCGGGCAATCGAATGGACAGTTGGGCGCACAGGCGTGGTTACACCAACTGCGGTAATGGATTCTGTTCGTTTGGCAGGAACGTCTGTATCACGAGCAAGCTTACACAATGCAGATTTGATTCAAGCAAAAGATATTCGTTTGAACGATACAGTGATGATTCATAAAGCTGGAGATATTATTCCAGAAGTAACACGTGTGTTAACAGAGTTTAGAAAGTCAGATAGTGTCCCCTGTGTAATTCCTACTTATTGTCCTGTTTGTCAAAGTGAACTGGTTCATTTAGATGAGGAAGTAGCGCTTCGATGTATCAATCCGATGTGTCCAGCTCAAATGAAAGAAGGTCTCAACCATTTTGTTTCAAGAAACGCAATGAACATTGAAGGATTAGGGCCACGAGTGCTTGAGCAAATGTTTGAAAAAGAACTTGTAAAAGATGTCGCGGATTTATACAAACTAAACGAAGAAGAGCTATTAACTCTAGAAAAAATTAAAGAAAAATCGGCTAATAATTTATTAAGTGCGATTGCGGCAAGCAAAACGAATTCTTTAGAACGCTTGGTATTTGGTTTAGGTATTCGTCATGTGGGGGCAAAAGTGGCTAAGACGCTTGCAGAGCATTTTGGAACAATTGACAAGCTTAGCCAAGCAACAAACGAAGAAATCGCTGAGATTGATAGCATGGGGATGGTTATTGCGGATAGTGTTGCAACTTATTTTGCTAAAAATGAAGTTCAACTGCTAATTTCTGAGTTAAAACAAGTTGGGGTAAATGTCCGCTATCTTGGTAAAACTTCTGCTGATATAGCGAAAGTTGAGAGCCCATTTAAGGAAAAAGTACTGGTGCTAACAGGAAAATTGACCCATTTTACTCGAGAAGAGGCCAAAGACAGAATCGAATCTCTGGGTGGAAAGGTAACAGGGAGTGTTTCAAAAAAAACCGATATTGTCGTTGCTGGAGAAGAAGCTGGGAGTAAGCTTAGTAAAGCGGAAAGCTTGGGAATTGAAGTTTGGGATGAACAACAGATGGTACAGGCAATTGAGAGGAGCCAGACACATGAATAAAAAAATTCAAAAGATCAGCCTGACGCTTATTTGTTCTAGCGCACTGCTAGCTGGATGTGGGAACTTACAAAATGCAAAGACAGAATCCAGTTCTAACACCAGTACAAATAATGCTACGATCACCACTGGTCGTGTAAACAGTAATGTTTATCAAGCTTTAATGGAAAACGGAAAATATCAGACAAGTGCAGCTCGGGGAATGTCTGCTAGTCGCTTGAATAGCAATTATAACTTAGCTAATTTTCAAAAAGGTCTGCTAAATGTGTCGCAAGATTCGTTCTCAGTAAATAATTATTATTACCGAGAAGGTCAATTGATTACTGCTGAAACATTAAAAAAATGGCTGGGAAGAAAAAGTTCAGAAAATCCAGAAGGTCTCAATCCGCAAATTTCAAGTCAAACGGAAGAACAAGAAAAGGCTAATCCAATTATTTTTCAACAAGTAGAAGAAGCAGACT encodes the following:
- a CDS encoding MurR/RpiR family transcriptional regulator produces the protein MQKNIILSIQEHLGELKKSEATLATWVLKNLSRVVHMSVQEVSKEARTSPATIIRLCKSLGLEGFTDLKLRLSAQLPQLEEEIYTEIVKDEKISQIKKKLNVKVAYAFEETNELLENQMIEKAVAAIDQAELIYCAGVGASSLVAEDIYQKLTRIGKMVYHTMDFHLMATSFVAKVPKKVLILVSNSGETSELCALAQVAKESATTIIVITKNKESTLAQQSDVLLLTASGEEASLRSAATSSLLVQLYTVDILFTAYASKNYAATIEQLEKTKKSVQKWKEYKIEGKKYDI
- a CDS encoding DUF2829 domain-containing protein; protein product: MTFEEILPEIKKGKKAVRSNWEGTELFVLKVDQTSFMEDVLNPYFLIKTEDEAYSMWTPNVCDVLAEDWVLVEDQEH
- a CDS encoding 3-oxoacyl-ACP reductase is translated as MELSEETSWQGKVVFVTGAASGIGKAQCKTFLSVGATVFGVDVAEMEQCLTKHANFYFAQADVGNKFEVDQAVARCLEKTKQIDVLINTAGILDAYKPTLETDEQLWDQVMRVNVKGTYLVTNAVLPSMLKRKKGKIVNMASIAGLITGGGGAAYTASKHAIIGYTKQLVHDYAALGIRANALAPGAIKTPMNAADFSGSGEMAQWVANETPARRWANPEEVAKLTLFIASEAADYIHGAVIPIDGGWLCK
- the pcrA gene encoding DNA helicase PcrA, translated to MANKNSLLNGMNPRQKEAVLQTDGPLLIMAGAGSGKTRVLTHRIAYLIEEKEVNPWNILAITFTNKAAKEMKERVARLMEYGAEDVWVSTFHSMCVRILRRDVDQIGYNRNFTIIDGSEQLTLMKRIVKEQNIDPKKYDPRSFLSAVSNAKNALQTPEKYAELQGDFFEQMVGKCYAAYQKELRYNQCMDFDDLIMNTIRLFNEKPDTLNYYQNKFHYIHVDEYQDTNHAQYTLVNLLAHRFKNLCVVGDADQSIYGWRGADMQNILDFEKDYPEAKVVILEQNYRSTKTILAAANAVINHNTYRKKKELWTENTQGEKIIYYRGESERTEAQYVVSSIQEELKDSGKNYGDFAILYRTNAQSRVMEEMLLKSNIPYKMIGGHKFYDRKEIKDILAYLSLLANPMDSLSFARVVNEPKRGIGQASIEKLRSFATMHNWSLLEAAVNVDLANISGKAGKELANFGLMIQDLQKMVEFLSITELVKEVLDKTGYEEELKRQNTLESQNRLENLEEFLSVTHAFDAQYAKEDHEIEEDQEKLSIFLNDLALVSDIDNLEEDAAQVTLMTLHAAKGLEFPVVFLMGMEEGVFPLSRALLEEQELEEERRLAYVGITRAEEKLFLTNAFSRTLYGRTQYNRPSRFLDEMDQELLIHAGSGSGGAAARIPSSAPKKSFYQQPQQTTVSSKVSTGGEQDSWVVGAKVKHKKWGVGTVVKVSGQAKDLELDVAFPAQGIKRLLAAFAPIEKV
- the ligA gene encoding NAD-dependent DNA ligase LigA — its product is MLRDELDQFAYEYYVKDAPSVEDALYDQKYKELVTLEAEYPEFSSADSITQRVGGVVLEGFKKVTHTIPMLSLGNAFSKGDLEDFDQRLRKLTQEPVSYICELKIDGLAISLTYENGKFVRGATRGNGVIGEEITENLKTVRSIPLKLKRPLNIEVRGECYMPKKSFVALNTEREEQGKEVFANPRNAAAGSLRQLDSKVAAKRNLSTFLYTIADFGELRATTQSQALDQLDQEGLRTNQERRICSSIEEVWAYIQEFQEKRSQLDYEIDGIVIKVDGFKAQEEIGFTVKAPKWAIAYKFPAEEAQTIIRAIEWTVGRTGVVTPTAVMDSVRLAGTSVSRASLHNADLIQAKDIRLNDTVMIHKAGDIIPEVTRVLTEFRKSDSVPCVIPTYCPVCQSELVHLDEEVALRCINPMCPAQMKEGLNHFVSRNAMNIEGLGPRVLEQMFEKELVKDVADLYKLNEEELLTLEKIKEKSANNLLSAIAASKTNSLERLVFGLGIRHVGAKVAKTLAEHFGTIDKLSQATNEEIAEIDSMGMVIADSVATYFAKNEVQLLISELKQVGVNVRYLGKTSADIAKVESPFKEKVLVLTGKLTHFTREEAKDRIESLGGKVTGSVSKKTDIVVAGEEAGSKLSKAESLGIEVWDEQQMVQAIERSQTHE